The following proteins come from a genomic window of Amyelois transitella isolate CPQ chromosome 24, ilAmyTran1.1, whole genome shotgun sequence:
- the LOC106135886 gene encoding uncharacterized protein LOC106135886: MSNEKLSREQVPQKFAEWLLGMGCPPEKVPSVDKISEICRGQYYMVWRSLMEHVEPKDVVKRKRLQVFCDDVQKWQKKSPFNERDSNVIIPEPIALWQQQTELKDKVADMETRVGSGQEKLKQLTDKISMKLSQRNLCRERIEDLQRRAWLLQQVAADLKAKKQNLEETRTIADSLCCFDEDGDVQGKFDKCLSLIRKPSSSAASNSLLASNPVASSSVVSTNGDQDTEDQVYSLVKSPGFALWPLLCESRAGLVSKLADTASAGNTGVGITPQSVLAYTAALHSSLALEAMKHKVHIKQTQKRLASAVNELSSYLTGEACELLVLRCERARTAARVNTLRAALNDIKTRSGHFEIAGDTGIANVGRNIAAVDRNIESKRDELRRLLTNLAVTEKKIMNIRECLVHIFSGFQKDLPVQENERYRGHLEFPQESIATLRQFYEERKEKMRNKVELSLDLDVSENCSFADTTDNANPRFIDELKIYLKKFCLEKNRKLVLESGEKIWISETLQSSHSRLLGRWQHAELPPIVCPSVCLHASISGIIQLVNSKETMEAMVKEFGNGRKLEFDIDLSPKKAEEDQVTDRIKKRLNDNLISLQKTVKTLDLGRENLKFWADNEMKKYISSNRKFDGKTYRDYEVMYKETLNV, encoded by the exons ATGAGCAACGAAAAATTGAGTAGAGAACAAGTGCCTCAAAAATTTGCAGAATGGCTTTTAGGAATGGGATGCCCGCCTGAAAAAGTTCCGAGTGTAGACAAAATTTCAGa aaTATGCCGGGGTCAATATTACATGGTGTGGCGGAGTCTCATGGAGCATGTGGAACCGAAGGATGTTGTTAAGCGGAAGAGACTTCAAGTGTTCTGTGATGATGTTCAAAAGTGGCAGAAGAAAAGTCCATTCAATGAG cgtgattcaaatgttattataccGGAGCCTATAGCATTGTGGCAACAACAAACAGAGCTGAAGGATAAGGTCGCTGACATGGAGACCAGAGTTGGCAGCGGACAGGAGAAGTTGAAACAACTCACTGACAAAATATCTATGAAGT TATCCCAACGCAACTTATGTCGCGAGCGTATTGAAGATCTACAGCGTCGCGCGTGGCTTCTACAACAGGTGGCAGCTGACTTGAAGGCCAAGAAGCAGAATTTGGAGGAAACCAGGACCATTGCTGACTCACTTTGCTGCTTTGATGAAGATGGTGATGTGCAG GGTAAATTTGATAAATGTCTATCCTTAATCCGGAAACCGTCTTCGTCCGCGGCGTCCAACTCGCTGCTCGCCTCGAATCCCGTCGCCAGCTCCTCAGTAGTGTCCACCAATGGAGATCAGGATActg aagaTCAAGTGTACTCGCTGGTTAAATCCCCCGGCTTCGCTCTCTGGCCGCTACTGTGCGAGTCGCGAGCGGGACTCGTGAGCAAACTGGCTGACACCGCTAGTGCTGGCAACACCGGCGTTGG AATCACTCCACAATCGGTCCTAGCGTATACAGCGGCCTTACACAGCAGTCTTGCGCTTGAAGCCATGAAACACAAGGTGCACATCAAGCAGACCCAGAAACGATTGGCGTCAGCGGTCAATGAACTTAGT AGCTACCTAACAGGCGAGGCGTGTGAGCTGCTAGTGTTGCGGTGTGAACGCGCCCGTACGGCCGCTAGAGTAAACACATTACGCGCGGCCCTCAACGATATTAAAACGAGAAGCGGCCATTTTGAAATCGCTGGCGATACAGGGATAGCGAACGTTGGAAGAAATATAGCAGCCGTGGATAGGaatatt GAAAGCAAAAGGGACGAACTTAGGAGGCTGCTAACGAACTTGGCGGTCACCGAGAAGAAGATCATGAATATCAGAGAGTGCCTCGTTCACATCTTCAGCGGCTTCCAGAAAGATCTTCCCGTGCAGGAGAACGAGAGATATAGAG GCCACTTGGAGTTCCCGCAGGAGTCTATAGCAACTCTCCGTCAGTTCTACGAGGAGAGAAAGGAGAAGATGAGGAACAAAGTGGAGTTGAGTCTGGATCTGGACGTGTCTGAAAACTGCTCGTTCGCAGACACTACAG ATAATGCGAACCCAAGATTCATTGATgagttgaaaatatatttgaagaaATTCTGTCTAGAGAAGAATAGGAAACTTGTTTTAGAAAG cGGCGAAAAAATTTGGATATCCGAGACTCTCCAATCTTCGCACTCCCGCTTGCTCGGTAGATGGCAGCACGCAGAACTCCCGCCGattgtctgtccgtctgtctgtctgcaCGCCTCTATCTCCGGAATTATACAGCTGGTCAATAGTAAAGAAACCATGGAGGCGATGGTCAAAGAGTTTGGAAATGGAAGGAAATTGGAGTTCGatattg ATCTGTCACCGAAAAAGGCTGAAGAGGACCAAGTCACTGATAGAATCAAGAAGCGACTCAACGACAATCTTATCAGCTTACAGAAGACTGTAAAAACTCTGGATTTGGGGCGGGAAAACCTCAAATTCTGGGCTGACAACGAAATGAAGAAATACATTTCTTCAAATAGGAAATTTGATGGAAAAACTTATAGAGATTATGAAGTTATGTACAAGGAAACGTTGAATGTTTGA
- the LOC106135888 gene encoding dysbindin protein homolog, whose protein sequence is MLGNLKEFISVVQDGLSGNNNLRQTLQEVQRVKNIFKEKPKHSSEAKVNYGAGGALLEKYQTDWAEIHANTETNAKSAEAVDRTVQELHEITKIRLQSAHELSQNLAQLPGLAASVAQCMESLRNVQTLMRSVEEELIQFEDIVERSAMENWKLDHHYHLTLYKEKKMAALEDIRHQLAKENTLQSCVRERQQLADLQYKRETSAAAFQSDMARYLSSRAVPEVHSSQPKITLEQVQLDDDRTDLENFLES, encoded by the exons ATGTTAggaaatttaaaagaatttatatcTGTAGTCCAAGATGGTTTAAgtggaaataataatttgaggCAAACTTTGCAAGAAGTTCAGAGggttaagaatatttttaaagagaaaCCGAAACATTCCAGCGAAGCGAAAGTGAACTATGGGGCTGGTGGTGCCTTATTAGAGAAATATCAAACTGACTGGGCTGAGATTCATGCAAACACCGAAACAAATGCTAAGTCTGCTGAGGCTGTCGACAGGACTGTACAAGAGTTGCacgaaattacaaaaattaggTTGCAAAGTGCACATGAATTGAGTCAGAATTTGGCCCAATTGCCTGGATTGGCTGCCTCAGTGGCGCAGTGTATGGAGAGTTTGAGGAATGTACAGACTCTAATGAGGAGTGTGGAAGAAGAATTAATCCAATTTGAGGATATTGTAGAAAGGAGTGCAATGGAGAATTGGAAACTGGATCATCATTATCATCTAACTTTGTACAAGGAAAAGAAAATGG CAGCGCTAGAAGACATCAGACATCAATTGGCAAAAGAGAACACGCTGCAATCCTGTGTGAGAGAGAGACAGCAACTGGCAGACTTACAGTACAAGAGGGAGACAAGCGCAGCCGCATTCCAAAGCGACATGGCTCGGTATTTGAGCAGCAGGGCTGTGCCAGAag TTCATTCTTCTCAACCCAAAATCACTCTGGAGCAAGTACAACTAGACGACGATAGGACAGACCTGGAGAATTTCCTGGAGAGTTGA
- the LOC106135805 gene encoding uncharacterized protein LOC106135805 — MSFEVDRYAWAHIALCADTTWASEPPDEFTIANQRLLAQHCRISQVLQETAVESQSQSVQTKNQFETTEKRSISSQSPENAGCSSSRRSVKDVIPESRLAQFYGNFYYDESREKCYTNAIERSSCRGYNGQGCENSDLTECWMLPEVEYWFRKLVDDTTDRSAYPRRRRQYRMLADDNFERWGPTGARAVGDEAVLAAKVLSTRSLWSPPVVQPSRAPSPPIASRKIRARRRQPRRLTALAPPPPAYCLEVPAQLLCDPKCKFQFDSPRPPSLNITECQRVMGRLSASVQAVMRATAARCPPYRGTNVSRYAPTGQRPARCPDRRYGVWWPRDHPSPRLDHRFQLTHVVPTVQRTNSQKVAAKIDAEEAKTLDIKNDDNNKKPEETPAEDKLTQEKENTQTHQEEKKPTEKIATDGQMPSTSAAAALETGLRKKRLYSTVLSMSAPTPINLTPVGCVRLSQKLVTPGLLKLNPKIVLPTTRIRPPNVDKKFDELEKEALEQYKASDESIDTKFSELEKQAVEQYSTSNSNTSCSSGNSAEKRTASSPSVPDDQKNKTQPAKFHKEKVDSVVIYSQNFPDLNARGHTSLMNLKNFHAPQRGEKKEQTHKPKRSLKSEQRAASDTDYDAREAAKGHKGPMRWTLHVVPPKKRHLTQCVSDCSSDEELEDTTGAIKDAGPRIKRHVTGKAKMSAHGGGDLHPIMRKT, encoded by the exons ATGAGCTTCGAAGTGGATCGGTACGCGTGGGCACACATAGCCCTATGTGCGGACACCACATGGGCTTCTGAACCACCGGACGAGTTCACAATAGCCAACCAG CGCCTCTTGGCACAACATTGCCGTATATCCCAAGTTTTGCAGGAAACTGCTGTGGAATCACAGTCACAAagtgtacaaacaaaaaatcaatttGAAACCACGG AAAAACGAAGTATATCCAGTCAAAGTCCAGAAAATGCCGGCTGTAGTAGTAGTCGGAGAAGCGTGAAAGACGTCATACCTGAATCCAGATTAGCACAGTTTTACGGGAATTTCTATTACGACGAATCTAG AGAGAAATGTTACACAAACGCTATCGAGAGAAGTAGTTGTCGAGGGTACAACGGGCAAGGCTGCGAAAACTCTGATCTCACAGAATGTTGGATGTTGCCTGAG GTGGAGTACTGGTTCCGCAAGTTGGTGGACGACACTACAGACCGCAGCGCATATCCTCGACGACGCAGACAGTATAGAATGCTCGCCGATGACAATTT CGAGCGCTGGGGCCCGACCGGGGCGCGGGCCGTGGGCGATGAAGCGGTACTAGCGGCGAAGGTCCTCAGTACGAGGAGCCTGTGGTCCCCGCCGGTAGTGCAGCCGTCCAGAGCCCCCAGCCCGCCGATAGCGTCTCGCAAGATACGGGCGAGGCGCCGCCAACCAAGAAGATTGACAGCGTTGGCACCCCCACCACCTGCGTACTGCTTAGAGGTGCCGGCGCAGTTGCTGTGCGATCCTAAATGCAAG TTCCAATTCGACTCGCCAAGACCGCCTTCACTGAACATCACTGAATGCCAGCGGGTGATGGGCCGGCTGTCAGCCAGCGTGCAAGCCGTCATGAGGGCTACTGCTGCCCGGTGTCCCCCCTACAGAGGAACCAACGTCAGTAGATACGCCCCTACTGGACAACGCCCCGCCCGATGTCCCGACAGAAGATACGGTGTCTGGTGGCCTAGAGATCACCCCTCGCCCAGACTTGATCATAGATTTCAACTCACACATGTAGTTCCTACAGTACAACGAACAAATAGCCAAAAGGTTGCCGCAAAAATTGATGCTGAGGAAGCGAAAACACTTGACATTAAAAACGATGACAATAATAAGAAGCCAGAAGAAACGCCAGCTGAGGATAAACTAACtcaggaaaaagaaaatacgcAGACTCATCAAGAAGAAAAAAAGCCTACAGAAAAAATAGCAACCGACGGACAAATGCCATCAACCAGTGCAGCAGCTGCTTTAGAAACGGGATTGAGGAAAAAGAGGCTTTACAGCACAGTCCTAAGTATGAGCGCACCTACACCAATAAACTTGACTCCAGTAGGATGCGTCAGATTATCACAAAAATTGGTAACACCTGGACTTTTAAAACTCAATCCTAAAATTGTTCTACCGACAACTAGAATAAGACCTCCAAATGTAGATAAGAAGTTTGATGAACTAGAGAAAGAAGCTCTAGAACAGTATAAAGCATCAGACGAGAGTATAGACACCAAATTCAGTGAATTGGAAAAGCAAGCTGTCGAGCAATACAGCACTAGTAACAGCAACACCAGTTGTAGCAGCGGGAACTCTGCAGAAAAACGTACGGCTAGCTCTCCGTCTGTGCCCGATGATCAGAAAAACAAGACGCAGCCggcaaaatttcataaagaaaaagtAGACAGTGTAGTTATTTACTCTCAGAATTTTCCCGACCTAAACGCCAGAGGACACACTAGTctcatgaatttaaaaaacttcCACGCCCCCCAGAGGGGGGAAAAAAAGGAGCAAACGCATAAACCTAAACGGAGTTTGAAGAGTGAGCAGAGGGCGGCGTCGGACACCGACTACGATGCGAGGGAAGCCGCCAAAGGTCATAAAGGTCCGATGCGCTGGACGCTACACGTTGTGCCACCCAAAAAAAGGCATTTGACCCAGTGCGTGTCCGACTGCTCGTCTGATGAAGAGCTGGAAGATACAACCGGCGCTATAAAGGACGCTGGTCCGCGAATCAAACGACACGTTACCGGAAAGGCGAAGATGTCTGCCCACGGCGGCGGAGATCTACACCCTATTATGAGAAAAACGTAG